In one window of Pelosinus sp. IPA-1 DNA:
- a CDS encoding glycerophosphodiester phosphodiesterase: MNFTNISWTHFLAAGVTLAVLTFAINLIDIPQVEAKANPQVFDLEAHRGGRDARPENTLVSFAYALELGVTTLEMDMQLTKDDQIVISHNPIMSTNLTKGSDGNYVKAGQYDIRKMTLKEIKQFDVGTMNPNSGDYYESHGKTQLPVPGTKFPTLEEVFELANSYGNDKIYFNLETKSYADPADPNHTNNADPEKFVKKFYEIVKKYHMEDRVFLQSFDWRTLKIMHNIDPTITLVALSCEQPSWGLVDGCYLKIGDKNASPWLAGLNINDFHGDYVKAAKAIGADIISPYWEELSPQLVSEAHELGMKVVPWTVNSPKSMNMLIDMDVDGIISDKPWILRDLLIKRNIPVAEPSINRNSPYHTGTNIIINVETKKLSKGGDSAE; encoded by the coding sequence ATGAACTTCACAAACATTTCTTGGACACATTTTCTTGCAGCAGGCGTGACCCTTGCAGTACTAACATTTGCTATCAATCTAATTGACATCCCACAGGTAGAGGCTAAAGCCAATCCTCAAGTTTTTGATTTAGAAGCACATCGCGGTGGACGAGACGCTCGCCCAGAAAACACCCTTGTTTCTTTCGCTTATGCCTTAGAACTCGGTGTAACAACTCTAGAAATGGATATGCAACTAACGAAAGATGATCAAATCGTAATCAGTCATAATCCTATTATGAGCACAAATTTGACAAAAGGTTCTGATGGTAATTATGTAAAAGCAGGTCAATATGATATTCGCAAAATGACGTTAAAAGAAATAAAACAATTTGATGTTGGTACGATGAATCCTAACTCTGGTGATTATTATGAAAGCCATGGTAAAACCCAACTACCTGTGCCTGGAACAAAATTTCCTACCTTGGAAGAAGTTTTTGAATTAGCCAATTCTTATGGCAACGATAAAATTTATTTCAATTTAGAAACAAAATCTTATGCAGATCCTGCTGATCCAAATCATACAAACAATGCTGATCCAGAAAAATTTGTAAAGAAATTTTATGAAATCGTAAAAAAATATCATATGGAAGATCGGGTATTTCTGCAATCGTTTGATTGGCGAACATTAAAAATTATGCATAACATTGATCCTACTATTACCCTCGTTGCCTTAAGCTGCGAACAACCTTCTTGGGGCTTAGTAGATGGATGTTATCTCAAAATCGGTGATAAAAATGCGTCTCCTTGGTTGGCAGGCCTAAATATCAATGATTTTCATGGCGACTATGTAAAAGCAGCAAAAGCAATTGGGGCTGATATCATATCTCCCTACTGGGAAGAGCTCTCACCACAGTTAGTTAGTGAAGCTCACGAATTAGGTATGAAGGTTGTTCCCTGGACTGTAAATAGTCCTAAATCTATGAATATGTTAATTGATATGGACGTAGATGGTATTATTTCAGATAAACCTTGGATTCTCCGTGATCTACTTATCAAAAGGAATATCCCTGTCGCTGAGCCTAGCATTAATCGCAATAGCCCTTACCATACCGGCACTAACATTATCATCAATGTAGAAACCAAGAAATTATCTAAAGGTGGAGATTCTGCAGAGTAA
- a CDS encoding DMT family transporter: MSVLKSNLLLLLAAAIWGFAFVAQRVGMEYVGPFTFNGVRFALGSLSLVPLMLFYNKNPQDEGSKDRSIKHVAGAGLLAGAVLFMGASLQQIGLVYTTAGKAAFITCLYIVLVPLVGVFLKQYVSMSTWLGSIIAVAGLYLLCVKDSFSISYGEFLELVGALFWAVHILVIDHFSRKVDVLKLSFFQFVTCSIMSLITAFFIETISINTLSQALMPILYGGICSVGIAYTLQVVGQKNAQPSHAAIILSMETVFATIGGWMILNEMLGRRELLGCIIMLVGMLLSQLQNIRQSKKQNESNLAYSCSKSQHELL; encoded by the coding sequence ATGAGTGTTCTTAAATCAAATTTGTTACTTTTGTTAGCTGCAGCGATATGGGGCTTTGCTTTTGTAGCCCAGAGAGTAGGAATGGAATATGTAGGTCCTTTTACTTTTAATGGTGTTAGATTTGCATTGGGGAGTCTTTCCTTAGTGCCTCTTATGCTATTTTACAATAAAAACCCCCAGGATGAAGGGAGTAAAGACCGAAGTATAAAACATGTGGCAGGAGCTGGTCTTCTTGCTGGTGCAGTTCTTTTTATGGGCGCATCTTTGCAACAAATTGGCTTGGTATATACTACAGCAGGAAAAGCAGCCTTTATTACTTGTCTATATATTGTGCTTGTGCCTTTGGTAGGGGTATTTTTAAAACAATATGTTAGCATGAGTACTTGGCTTGGGTCTATTATTGCTGTTGCCGGGTTATATCTCTTGTGTGTTAAAGATAGCTTTTCTATTTCTTATGGGGAATTTCTTGAACTTGTAGGGGCTTTATTCTGGGCTGTTCATATTTTAGTAATTGATCATTTTTCGCGAAAAGTCGATGTATTAAAATTATCCTTTTTTCAATTTGTTACCTGTTCTATTATGAGTTTAATTACTGCTTTCTTCATAGAAACGATAAGTATCAATACTCTCAGTCAAGCATTAATGCCAATACTTTATGGTGGTATTTGTTCTGTTGGTATTGCTTATACCTTGCAAGTAGTTGGTCAAAAAAATGCACAGCCATCCCATGCAGCAATTATCCTCAGTATGGAAACCGTGTTTGCAACCATTGGTGGCTGGATGATTTTAAATGAAATGCTAGGAAGGAGAGAACTGCTGGGATGTATTATTATGCTAGTAGGTATGCTCCTATCGCAACTTCAAAATATTAGACAATCAAAAAAGCAAAATGAAAGCAATCTTGCATACTCTTGCTCAAAAAGTCAACACGAACTATTATAA
- a CDS encoding CBS domain-containing protein translates to MNEVKMLGEFYFSQLIGQPIDDATGNNIGRIKDIAVRWDGVYPRVIGIKYAKKIHNLIPIDLIELYEGHRVKLAGTFSPEQTIPLHDNDIYASKWLLDKQIIDLKGSKMVRVNDIILSWVVQEERQLMVLLAVDIGVRGLFRRLGLEFLFKKFKQNWLVLEYIKPLESWNSNLQLNRVKQQLTELHPADIADLIEEMDYKRRANFMDSLDVQQTIDTLAEMNLDTQVEIIEQMDAQRASDILEEMPPDEAADILAELPTEKSEGLLSLMETDDAEDVRELMQYEQGTAGALMTNEFISFSAQITAEEAINQLRELSPTAETIYYLYVMNDDEHLQGVLSLRELIVAAPHTTLEALMHTKVAVVKDEDNYQRVAEVINKYSLLAVPVVDENDVMLGIVTVDDILDILMPERGKLDTYSWFALSKMAGRGR, encoded by the coding sequence ATGAATGAAGTGAAAATGTTAGGCGAATTTTATTTCAGCCAACTAATTGGTCAGCCGATTGATGATGCAACGGGCAATAATATTGGCCGGATTAAAGATATAGCAGTACGTTGGGATGGGGTTTATCCACGGGTAATTGGTATTAAATATGCAAAAAAAATACACAATCTAATCCCCATTGATCTCATTGAACTTTATGAGGGTCATAGGGTAAAGCTTGCGGGGACGTTTTCGCCAGAACAAACCATTCCTCTACATGATAATGATATTTATGCCAGTAAATGGTTATTGGATAAACAGATTATTGATTTAAAGGGTTCAAAAATGGTAAGGGTAAATGACATTATCTTATCATGGGTGGTACAAGAAGAACGGCAACTCATGGTCTTACTAGCCGTCGACATTGGAGTGCGTGGCCTATTTAGGCGTTTAGGGTTAGAATTTTTATTCAAGAAGTTTAAACAAAATTGGTTAGTTTTAGAATATATCAAACCCTTAGAAAGTTGGAATTCCAATCTGCAGCTAAATCGTGTAAAACAGCAACTGACAGAATTACATCCTGCTGATATTGCTGATTTAATCGAAGAGATGGATTATAAACGCCGGGCAAACTTCATGGATAGTTTAGATGTGCAGCAGACCATTGATACGTTAGCAGAAATGAACCTGGATACACAGGTGGAAATCATTGAACAAATGGATGCCCAGCGAGCTTCTGATATTTTAGAAGAGATGCCGCCAGATGAAGCAGCTGATATTCTAGCAGAGCTACCTACGGAGAAATCTGAAGGATTACTTAGCTTAATGGAAACCGATGATGCCGAAGATGTAAGAGAACTCATGCAATATGAGCAAGGTACTGCTGGAGCCTTGATGACAAATGAATTTATCTCTTTTTCTGCGCAAATTACAGCAGAAGAAGCAATTAATCAATTACGAGAATTGTCGCCAACGGCAGAAACAATTTATTATCTATATGTTATGAATGATGATGAACATCTTCAAGGAGTTCTTTCCTTGCGGGAGTTAATTGTAGCCGCACCTCATACTACATTAGAAGCTTTAATGCATACAAAAGTTGCTGTAGTAAAAGATGAAGATAATTACCAACGTGTGGCGGAGGTAATTAATAAATATAGTTTACTAGCAGTACCCGTTGTGGATGAAAATGATGTTATGCTAGGAATTGTAACGGTAGATGATATTCTTGATATTCTAATGCCAGAGCGTGGCAAACTGGACACATACTCCTGGTTTGCATTGAGTAAGATGGCAGGACGGGGGCGATAA
- a CDS encoding Nramp family divalent metal transporter has product MIMIKDMRKRLGLFMAVMGPGIVTAFADNDAGGIATYAAAGAKYGYGLLFIVLVSSICLAIAQEISARTGAVTGRGLSDLIRELFGVKWTFFAMSVLLIANIGTTASEFSGIATSFEIFGVSKYIAVPTMAVLVWWLVLKADYGKIEKIFLVLCATFFSYVVSGFIVNPPWGEVLIASVTPTFSPKADYLIMAIGVIGTTITPWGQFYVQASVVDKGITAEDYKYTFWDVMFGAFFTWLIAFFIIVATAATLYTNQISIETVKDAAMALKPLAGEYASMLFSFGLLGASMLAAFILPLSTAYAVCEALGFERGVSKTYKEAPAFFSLYTALIVIGAGLVLWPDLSLYQVMITSQVVNGVLLPPILIFMVLIASNKNIMGSYVNAPWYNMVSWAFTLVLILLTLLLLATTLMPELMDAVMGYFGL; this is encoded by the coding sequence ATGATTATGATAAAAGATATGCGCAAAAGGTTAGGACTATTCATGGCAGTAATGGGACCTGGAATTGTTACAGCCTTTGCCGATAATGATGCAGGCGGTATTGCTACCTATGCTGCTGCGGGAGCAAAGTATGGGTATGGCCTATTATTTATTGTCTTGGTCAGCAGTATTTGTTTAGCGATTGCTCAAGAAATATCAGCGCGGACAGGGGCCGTTACAGGACGTGGCTTATCCGATTTAATTCGGGAGTTATTTGGTGTTAAGTGGACATTTTTTGCGATGAGCGTACTTTTGATCGCTAATATTGGTACCACGGCTTCTGAGTTTTCTGGTATTGCTACTAGTTTTGAAATTTTTGGTGTTAGTAAATATATAGCGGTACCCACGATGGCGGTACTCGTATGGTGGTTAGTCCTTAAAGCGGATTATGGAAAGATAGAAAAGATTTTTCTTGTATTGTGTGCCACCTTCTTTAGTTATGTGGTTTCGGGCTTTATCGTAAATCCTCCATGGGGAGAGGTTTTAATTGCTTCCGTCACTCCTACATTTTCTCCTAAGGCGGATTATTTAATCATGGCCATTGGTGTAATTGGCACTACCATTACACCCTGGGGGCAGTTTTATGTTCAAGCATCTGTTGTCGATAAAGGAATTACTGCTGAAGACTATAAATATACCTTCTGGGATGTTATGTTTGGAGCCTTTTTTACTTGGTTGATTGCCTTCTTTATTATCGTAGCAACAGCAGCTACCTTATATACCAATCAAATTTCTATTGAAACAGTGAAAGATGCGGCAATGGCATTGAAGCCATTAGCTGGTGAGTATGCAAGCATGTTGTTTTCCTTTGGTCTATTAGGAGCTTCTATGCTGGCAGCCTTTATTTTACCACTGAGTACCGCTTATGCTGTTTGTGAGGCTTTAGGTTTTGAACGTGGCGTTAGTAAAACCTATAAAGAAGCTCCTGCTTTTTTTAGTTTATATACCGCTTTAATTGTGATTGGTGCAGGATTAGTATTATGGCCAGATTTGTCTCTCTATCAAGTGATGATTACTTCTCAAGTGGTAAATGGCGTATTATTGCCTCCAATTCTTATTTTTATGGTTCTTATTGCTAGTAATAAAAATATTATGGGCAGCTATGTAAATGCTCCTTGGTACAATATGGTTTCTTGGGCGTTTACTCTTGTCTTGATTCTATTAACCTTACTTTTATTAGCTACTACACTGATGCCTGAACTTATGGATGCAGTGATGGGATATTTCGGGTTATAA
- a CDS encoding nitroreductase family protein, protein MFYDLVVSNRSYRRFYEEHNISEDRLLELVNYGRLSASGANKQPLKYIISRDKEKNQLIFPHLLWAGYLKDWSGPKEGERPSGYIIILQDKKIGTSGVDHGIAAQSILLGARSMDLGGCMIQSIKRDELQTALHIPEQYEILLVLALGKPKEVVILEEIEEGEDIKYWRDAKQEHHVPKRKLKDVVLTL, encoded by the coding sequence ATGTTTTATGATTTAGTTGTTTCCAATCGATCTTATCGTCGCTTTTATGAAGAACATAACATATCCGAGGACAGATTGCTTGAACTTGTCAATTATGGTAGGTTATCTGCTTCCGGAGCTAACAAACAGCCATTGAAATACATTATTTCTAGAGATAAAGAAAAAAACCAACTGATTTTTCCTCATTTATTATGGGCGGGATACCTAAAGGATTGGTCCGGCCCTAAAGAAGGGGAGAGGCCTTCTGGTTACATTATTATTCTTCAAGATAAGAAGATTGGCACAAGCGGCGTAGATCATGGAATTGCAGCCCAAAGTATTTTGCTAGGTGCACGGTCTATGGATTTAGGCGGGTGCATGATCCAAAGCATTAAGCGTGATGAATTACAGACGGCACTACATATTCCGGAACAATATGAAATCTTACTGGTTTTGGCTTTAGGTAAACCGAAAGAAGTAGTTATCCTTGAAGAGATTGAAGAAGGTGAAGATATAAAATATTGGCGTGATGCAAAGCAAGAACATCATGTGCCGAAGCGTAAGCTAAAAGATGTAGTTTTAACATTATAG
- the nfsA gene encoding oxygen-insensitive NADPH nitroreductase gives MHHVIELLKSHVSVRRFKDQPVDDQLLQEIIEAGQHASTSNHIQAYTIIRVKDKGKRRALAKLAGNQSYVEECPVFLVFCADLNRLGRACKMYNKKFESGYTENFILATVDTSLAAQNIMTAAESVGLGGVYIGALRNNPEDVCYLLNIPHNVYPVFGMCLGYPEVKNSIKPRLPLSLVFKEDSYTLEGDAEILKNYDDSIRDYYIERTNGERSNTWTEGMSSFLKDKQRPHMKEFLKNKGFEMI, from the coding sequence ATGCACCATGTAATAGAATTGTTAAAAAGTCATGTATCTGTACGGAGGTTTAAAGACCAGCCTGTCGATGACCAGTTATTGCAAGAAATTATTGAAGCAGGCCAACATGCCTCTACCTCCAACCACATTCAAGCCTATACGATTATTAGAGTCAAAGATAAAGGCAAGAGGCGAGCCTTAGCAAAGTTAGCAGGAAATCAATCTTATGTAGAAGAATGCCCCGTATTTTTAGTATTCTGTGCTGATTTAAACAGGCTTGGCAGAGCCTGTAAAATGTACAATAAGAAGTTTGAAAGTGGCTATACAGAAAACTTTATCCTAGCAACTGTAGACACAAGTTTGGCCGCGCAGAACATTATGACGGCCGCAGAATCAGTTGGTTTGGGTGGCGTTTATATTGGTGCCTTACGAAATAATCCTGAAGATGTTTGTTATTTATTAAATATTCCCCATAATGTATATCCTGTATTTGGTATGTGCCTTGGTTATCCTGAAGTAAAAAATAGCATTAAACCGCGCTTGCCTTTATCTTTAGTCTTTAAGGAAGATAGCTATACTCTAGAAGGCGACGCAGAAATACTAAAAAATTACGATGATAGTATACGGGATTACTATATCGAAAGAACAAATGGCGAAAGAAGTAACACATGGACAGAAGGAATGTCAAGCTTTTTGAAAGATAAACAAAGACCCCATATGAAGGAATTCTTAAAAAATAAGGGCTTTGAAATGATATAA
- a CDS encoding HAD hydrolase-like protein — protein MKILFWDIDGTLLKTAKAGLYAFEEAVAEMFSTTFDFTTIKTAGMTDYYISHQVILLATGREPSVHEVCKLMSLYEKILPHHLASRQGHLTPSVKDILTHLHHRQDYVSLLLTGNTEFGAKAKLSHYKLDGFFNFSSSAFCGTCFYRTEISNQARTIVKDRYPTVAADQIYVIGDTPNDIDCGKAIGAKTIAVATGMYSLEELQEHSPWWAVSTLPSPIEFEQHLQK, from the coding sequence ATGAAAATTTTATTTTGGGATATTGATGGAACCTTATTGAAAACAGCCAAAGCTGGCTTATATGCGTTTGAAGAAGCAGTTGCTGAAATGTTTAGCACTACATTCGATTTTACTACAATCAAAACAGCTGGCATGACTGATTATTATATCTCCCATCAAGTAATCCTTCTTGCTACTGGTCGCGAGCCCTCTGTCCATGAAGTTTGTAAGCTAATGAGTCTTTATGAAAAAATATTACCCCACCATTTGGCAAGCAGACAAGGACATCTTACCCCATCCGTAAAAGATATTTTAACCCATTTACACCACAGACAAGACTACGTCTCTCTACTCCTTACAGGTAATACGGAATTTGGCGCTAAAGCCAAACTTAGCCATTATAAACTTGATGGCTTTTTCAACTTTTCATCCAGCGCCTTTTGTGGAACCTGCTTTTACCGCACTGAAATATCTAATCAGGCCCGCACCATTGTCAAAGATCGTTATCCAACTGTAGCCGCTGATCAAATCTATGTTATCGGCGATACCCCCAATGATATTGACTGTGGAAAGGCCATCGGGGCAAAAACGATTGCAGTTGCAACTGGCATGTACTCTCTAGAAGAACTGCAGGAGCATTCTCCCTGGTGGGCTGTATCTACCTTGCCATCCCCCATCGAATTTGAACAGCATTTACAGAAATAG
- the mutY gene encoding A/G-specific adenine glycosylase, translated as MGIADILLTWYQGCKRDLPWRKDKDPYKVWVSEVMLQQTRVEAVKSYFERWVGRFPTLESLAVAEEEEVVRYWQGLGYYSRARNLLQGVREVSESYGGQVPDTRAEVIGLSGVGDYTAGAILSIAYDKKEVAIDGNVLRVFSRLYCIEEDIASLMGKRKIKSLVEREMPEENPGDFNQALMDLGATICIPKTPRCNFCPLGSFCLARARGLEGELPIKKKKSPPKPVRIIAGVIRNGENYLLHQRPNKGLLSGMWEFPSVEIKNEEVMDTFRQTLLEETGQEIQSERLLLQCNHTFSHRQWDISFYYCVITLGNEIPLGRRLKWVHRRDWEKLSFAGPHRKMEAYLLENPDFDSLI; from the coding sequence ATGGGAATAGCTGATATTTTATTGACATGGTATCAAGGTTGTAAAAGAGATTTACCATGGCGCAAAGATAAAGATCCGTATAAGGTTTGGGTTTCGGAAGTAATGCTGCAACAAACAAGGGTAGAGGCAGTTAAAAGTTACTTTGAAAGGTGGGTAGGGCGATTTCCAACTTTAGAAAGTTTGGCAGTTGCCGAGGAGGAAGAGGTGGTTCGCTATTGGCAAGGGCTTGGATATTACTCACGAGCGCGAAACCTTCTACAAGGTGTGCGGGAAGTAAGTGAATCGTATGGAGGGCAGGTGCCTGACACTAGAGCAGAAGTGATAGGTCTTTCAGGTGTCGGCGATTATACTGCTGGTGCTATTTTGAGTATTGCCTATGATAAAAAAGAAGTAGCGATTGATGGGAATGTTCTTCGTGTATTTAGCCGATTATATTGTATAGAAGAAGATATTGCGTCCCTCATGGGGAAACGTAAAATTAAAAGCTTGGTGGAACGGGAAATGCCAGAAGAAAATCCAGGAGACTTTAACCAAGCTTTGATGGATTTGGGAGCAACGATTTGCATACCCAAAACACCTCGTTGTAATTTTTGCCCGTTAGGGAGTTTTTGTTTAGCAAGGGCTAGGGGATTAGAAGGAGAATTGCCAATAAAAAAGAAAAAATCTCCGCCAAAGCCAGTACGAATCATAGCTGGAGTCATTCGTAATGGGGAGAATTATCTGCTTCACCAAAGACCGAATAAGGGGCTTTTGTCTGGGATGTGGGAATTTCCTAGCGTAGAGATTAAAAATGAAGAAGTGATGGATACATTTCGTCAGACGCTATTAGAAGAGACTGGTCAAGAAATCCAATCAGAGAGATTGTTATTACAATGTAATCATACTTTTAGTCATCGGCAATGGGATATTTCTTTTTACTACTGTGTTATTACACTAGGTAACGAAATACCCTTAGGAAGACGTCTTAAGTGGGTACATCGCCGTGATTGGGAGAAGCTCTCCTTTGCGGGACCCCATCGAAAAATGGAGGCCTATTTACTAGAGAATCCTGATTTCGATTCTTTGATCTAA
- a CDS encoding HDOD domain-containing protein, which produces MNALVARQPIFDRNRNVVAYELLFRSGKEDCYDGNDDDQATKEVIIATFLSIGMDVVTGNKRAFINFTGNLLKDKVAHLLPRDLLAVEILETVEPEEVVVKACQELKKAGYLLVLDDFVFHPRFQPLIELANIIKIDFLLTTPAERKEIVERFKSSAHVKFLAEKVETQAVFEEAADAGYSYFQGYFFSRPVTISRPNIPVSKLSYLRLLQEVKMAEMNTSHIEKIIKREISFSYRLLKYINSSAFSFRQEIHSIKQAVSLLGQRELLKWVSLNSMCIMGDSKPPELIATALVRGYFLELIAIELGKKQIAPDLFIMGLFSLIDVVLDCPLAVILDELPVSKEVKSALMGVEGFYYDVYQLVLSYERADWQHVIQYAPIVGVAGKKLSKLYIQALAWAQEFSKVKIKSL; this is translated from the coding sequence ATGAATGCACTTGTAGCACGCCAGCCAATTTTTGATAGAAATAGAAATGTTGTAGCCTATGAATTGTTATTTCGTAGTGGCAAAGAAGATTGTTATGATGGTAATGATGATGACCAAGCAACCAAGGAAGTAATTATCGCTACCTTTTTATCAATAGGCATGGATGTGGTGACAGGTAACAAAAGAGCATTTATTAACTTTACGGGCAATCTTTTAAAAGATAAGGTGGCCCATCTTCTACCACGTGACTTATTGGCAGTAGAAATTCTTGAGACGGTAGAGCCAGAAGAGGTTGTCGTAAAAGCTTGCCAAGAGCTTAAGAAAGCGGGGTATCTTCTCGTATTGGATGATTTTGTTTTTCATCCACGATTTCAACCCTTAATCGAATTAGCTAATATTATAAAAATCGATTTTTTATTAACAACACCAGCAGAACGCAAGGAAATAGTAGAACGTTTTAAATCTTCTGCTCACGTTAAATTTCTTGCAGAAAAGGTTGAAACCCAAGCTGTTTTTGAAGAGGCAGCTGACGCCGGGTATTCTTATTTTCAAGGCTATTTCTTCAGCAGACCAGTTACTATTAGCCGTCCTAATATTCCGGTTTCTAAGCTTTCCTACTTGCGATTGCTTCAAGAGGTAAAGATGGCAGAGATGAATACCAGCCATATTGAAAAAATTATTAAGCGAGAAATATCTTTTTCCTATCGTTTATTAAAGTACATTAACTCTTCTGCTTTCTCTTTTCGCCAAGAAATCCATTCCATTAAGCAGGCAGTATCTTTGCTGGGGCAACGGGAATTACTGAAATGGGTATCTTTAAACTCAATGTGTATTATGGGAGATAGTAAGCCGCCAGAATTGATTGCAACAGCATTGGTGCGAGGTTATTTTCTAGAACTAATTGCGATTGAGCTTGGAAAAAAGCAAATTGCTCCAGATCTTTTTATCATGGGACTATTTTCGCTGATTGATGTTGTTTTAGATTGTCCTTTAGCCGTTATTTTGGACGAACTGCCAGTTAGTAAAGAGGTTAAATCTGCTCTAATGGGAGTGGAAGGTTTTTATTATGATGTATATCAATTGGTACTTAGTTATGAACGGGCTGATTGGCAACATGTGATTCAATATGCACCAATAGTAGGAGTAGCAGGAAAAAAACTTTCAAAGTTGTATATACAAGCTCTGGCTTGGGCGCAGGAATTTTCTAAGGTGAAAATTAAAAGTTTATAA
- the msrA gene encoding peptide-methionine (S)-S-oxide reductase MsrA, with protein sequence MKKIWLAGGCFWGVEAYFMQLKGVITTRVGYGQGNTTDPTYKQVCSGKTGYTEVCELTYDEVSLSLEKVLEHFFRIINPVTLNRQGPDEGPQYRSGVYYSDAGDREVIIDFIKDKQVSYKEPIVVEVEPVRNFYLAEDYHQEYLQKTPGGYCHVNLMLARPEEKK encoded by the coding sequence ATGAAAAAAATTTGGCTTGCAGGGGGATGTTTTTGGGGTGTGGAAGCTTATTTTATGCAGCTTAAGGGAGTGATAACTACAAGAGTAGGCTATGGACAGGGAAACACGACCGATCCAACCTATAAACAAGTGTGTTCGGGAAAAACTGGATATACAGAAGTCTGTGAATTAACTTATGATGAAGTATCACTATCCTTAGAGAAAGTACTAGAACATTTTTTTCGAATCATTAATCCTGTCACTCTAAATCGTCAGGGACCAGACGAAGGGCCTCAATATCGCAGTGGAGTATATTATTCGGATGCAGGAGATCGAGAAGTTATTATCGACTTTATCAAAGATAAGCAGGTTTCTTATAAAGAACCTATCGTTGTAGAAGTAGAACCTGTTAGAAATTTTTATTTGGCAGAGGATTATCACCAGGAGTATTTACAAAAAACTCCTGGTGGATATTGTCATGTCAATTTAATGCTGGCAAGGCCAGAAGAAAAAAAGTAA
- the citD gene encoding citrate lyase acyl carrier protein, producing MTIVGTGQAGTLESSDILVTVSPAESGSGIILQLTSPVIKQFGRHIEEFITNLAREQGLSDVTIHANDRGALDCTIEARVLTAIARSKVKAV from the coding sequence ATGACTATAGTTGGAACAGGGCAAGCTGGAACGTTAGAATCTAGTGATATTTTGGTTACTGTATCTCCTGCTGAGAGCGGCAGCGGCATAATTCTTCAGTTGACAAGTCCCGTAATCAAACAATTTGGGCGTCATATCGAAGAGTTTATTACAAACTTGGCGCGTGAACAAGGATTGTCAGATGTAACCATTCATGCTAACGATAGGGGTGCATTAGATTGCACAATAGAAGCAAGAGTTTTAACTGCAATTGCTAGAAGTAAAGTAAAAGCTGTATAA
- a CDS encoding aldolase/citrate lyase family protein, whose product MEKLRRAMMFVPGNNPGMLQNAGIYKADTVIFDVEDSVLISEKDAARQLVHNVIKTVKYPCEVAVRINHITTPYGKEDLAVILPAKPDLIRLPKAETAEEIKIIDEIISEAEEKNGFAHGSIKMMAAIETAKGLMKAYEICSASPRMVALALGAEDFLADLKTTRSSHGSELFGARSQIILAARAAGVQAIDTVFTNVNDEEAFIAETTRIKEMGFDGKSVINPRQIKMLYKIFAPTEKEIDLAERVLAAYEEAKAKNSGVIALNGKMIDVPVVTRAERVIGYARALGLRKGGSTND is encoded by the coding sequence ATGGAAAAGTTGCGTAGAGCCATGATGTTTGTACCAGGCAATAATCCAGGCATGTTACAGAATGCCGGTATTTATAAAGCGGATACGGTTATTTTTGACGTAGAAGATTCTGTATTAATAAGTGAAAAAGATGCTGCAAGGCAATTGGTGCATAATGTAATTAAAACAGTAAAGTATCCTTGTGAGGTTGCTGTACGGATTAATCATATTACGACACCTTATGGTAAAGAGGATTTAGCCGTTATTTTGCCTGCGAAGCCAGATTTGATTCGTCTGCCAAAAGCAGAAACAGCGGAAGAAATTAAAATAATTGATGAAATCATTTCAGAAGCGGAAGAGAAAAATGGTTTTGCTCATGGTTCCATTAAAATGATGGCTGCGATTGAAACGGCAAAAGGCCTAATGAAAGCTTACGAAATTTGTTCTGCTAGCCCTCGAATGGTAGCACTTGCACTCGGTGCCGAAGATTTTCTTGCTGATTTGAAAACCACTAGAAGTTCTCACGGTAGTGAACTATTTGGTGCAAGATCTCAGATAATACTTGCAGCTCGTGCTGCCGGAGTGCAGGCCATTGATACTGTTTTTACTAACGTAAATGATGAAGAAGCATTTATTGCAGAAACCACTCGCATTAAAGAAATGGGATTTGATGGAAAGTCTGTTATCAACCCTAGACAAATCAAAATGCTTTACAAAATATTTGCTCCAACAGAAAAGGAAATTGACCTAGCTGAACGAGTTCTTGCAGCGTATGAAGAAGCAAAAGCAAAGAACTCAGGAGTTATCGCACTAAACGGAAAAATGATTGATGTTCCAGTAGTCACTCGTGCCGAGAGGGTCATTGGTTATGCAAGAGCTCTTGGTTTACGAAAAGGGGGTTCGACAAATGATTAA